From bacterium:
CCTTCGCAAGCTGGACAACACGAAGGTCATAGCCAACTTCTTCGGGAACACCGTGGAGGAGTACGTCCTCTGCGCCCAAAAACTCTCTGCGATCGAAGGCGTGCACGCCTTGGAGATGAACATCTCCTGCCCCAACGTCAAGGCCGGGGGCATCGCCTTCGGCACCTCCCCGGCCCTCGCCTCCGAGGTAGTTTGCGGTGTGCGCAAGGTGACCTGCCTCCCCCTCATCGTAAAGCTCTCTCCCAACGTCACCGACATAAAGGTGATGGCCAGGGCAGTGGAGGAAGCGGGAGCTGACGCGGTTTCGCTGATAAACACCCTGACCGGCATGGCGGTGGACCTGGAAAGGCGTCGCCCGGCCCTCGCCAACGTTACCGGCGGGCTCTCGGGCCCGGCGATAAAGCCCGTCGCCCTCCGCATGGTGTGGGAAACCCTGTGCGCAGTTAAGATTCCCGTCATAGGCCTCGGCGGGATAATCAGCGGCAGGGACGCCCTCGAATTCCTCTGTCTCGGAGCCTCCGCGGTGCAGATAGGCACCGCCAACTTCGTAAATCCCTCTTCCGCCTCGACCATCCTCTCCGAAATAGAAGAGCACCTCGCCGGAATCGGCGCGGAGACTCTCGAAGATTTCAAAGGCACTTTCAGAGTCTAGCGCCGCCCAATCTTGTTCTGAAAACCCACAAGAGTCTTGTCCCGTCAATCTAAAAGTAGTAAAAAGAGGGATACTCTGTGAATATTTTCTTTGCCGGCATGGGTG
This genomic window contains:
- a CDS encoding dihydroorotate dehydrogenase, which produces MKKVGLTAKIGALTLKNPLIAASGTFGYGSEFENFADPSAFGAISVKGLSLQPKTGNPMPRIVETPAGMLNAIGLENVGIDRFEAEKMPYLRKLDNTKVIANFFGNTVEEYVLCAQKLSAIEGVHALEMNISCPNVKAGGIAFGTSPALASEVVCGVRKVTCLPLIVKLSPNVTDIKVMARAVEEAGADAVSLINTLTGMAVDLERRRPALANVTGGLSGPAIKPVALRMVWETLCAVKIPVIGLGGIISGRDALEFLCLGASAVQIGTANFVNPSSASTILSEIEEHLAGIGAETLEDFKGTFRV